A single genomic interval of Hoplias malabaricus isolate fHopMal1 unplaced genomic scaffold, fHopMal1.hap1 scaffold_288, whole genome shotgun sequence harbors:
- the LOC136683961 gene encoding uridine 5'-monophosphate synthase-like translates to MIEGIIKAGDVCLIVEDVVTSGSSVLETARLLEKEGLKVKDAVVLLDREQGGRDMLEAEGITLHPVFTISTLLDVLLDAGRIDPATRRSVKTFIKGNQTFTKPPGNSSPRGEGDDV, encoded by the exons ATGATCGAGGGCATTATCAAAGCAGGTGACGTGTGTCTGATCGTTGAGGACGTGGTGACGAGTGGCAGCAGTGTGCTGGAGACGGCTCGGCTGCTGGAGAAGGAGGGGTTAAAGGTGAAGGACGCCGTGGTGCTGCTGGACCGAGAGCAGGGAGGACGAGACATGCTCGAGGCCGAGGGTATCACCCTCCACCCggtctttaccatctccaccCTGCTGGATGTACTGCTGGACGCCGGACGCATCGACCCAG CCACACGCAGGAGCGTGAAGACTTTTATCAAGGGAAACCAGACCTTCACTAAACCACCAGGGAACAGCTCCCCCAGAGGCGAAGGAGATGATGTGTGA